One region of Paralichthys olivaceus isolate ysfri-2021 chromosome 12, ASM2471397v2, whole genome shotgun sequence genomic DNA includes:
- the cdkn3 gene encoding cyclin-dependent kinase inhibitor 3, which translates to MRTSEFDSSSEDDEIGEEQLTPFHVSWLPLSMVECSQFLGICALPGCKYKEIRRSLQRDVEELQNQGVQDVFVFCTRGELNKYRVPSLLDVYQQRGFTVHHTPFPDGDAPELKQCCQILEQLQVGLENNRRTVIHCYGGLGRSGLIAACLLLQLSTTMTANKAIEILREHRGGGAIQTVKQYNFLHEFREKYTAYQESREVSTERSVSR; encoded by the exons ATGAGGACGAGTGAGTTTGACTCTTCGTCAGAGGACGATGAGATCGGAGAGGAGCAGCTGACGCCCTTTCACGTCTCCTG GTTACCTCTGTCCATGGTGGAGTGCTCACAGTTTCTGGGGATATGTGCACTACCAG GTTGCAAATACAAAGAGATTCGCAGGAGTCTGCAGAGAGACGTCG AGGAGCTCCAGAACCAGGGCGTCCAGgacgtgtttgttttttgcacCAGAGGGGAACTTAACAAGTACAGGGTTCCCTCCCTGCTGGACGTCTACCAGCAGCGAGGCTTCACCGTCCACCACACGCCCTTCCCAGACGGAGACGCTCCTGAGCTGAAGCAGTGCTGCCAGATCCTCGAGCAGCTGCAGGTCGGCCTCGAGAACAACAGGAGGACGGTGATCCA CTGTTATGGAGGCCTGGGACGATCTGGATTAA TCGCCGCCTGTCTGCTGCTTCAGCTCTCGACAACAATGACCGCAAACAAAGCCATCGAGATCCTCAgggagcacagaggaggaggagcgatACAGACTGTGAAG caaTACAACTTCCTGCACGAGTTTCGAGAAAAGTACACAGCGTAccaggagagcagagaggttTCCACAGAGCGCTCAGTGTCTCGATGA
- the LOC109636307 gene encoding rho guanine nucleotide exchange factor 33: MKPQEAELVTEISKLQCMVSELKTGFTSALLELSQIQHGDTYLREELEENRRSCQKKARHLEALVESLREELSVMQCQILQLYSHRQRPQQDGKSSTSKQRDSGDAAEATAGRSQCECSAPPACLSRGKLLLHCFLQGLKAGLSEGTDARHQVAMQLLHSEWEYVSTLNQLYDKYKTPPAHQTTVEPYQRYLTFVEQLLQRHLLFRNTLQERLSAEHWKSLVGDILVQLIGQNDTSFSDMYLGYTTTLASFLSLEFNRLNHLEKGLKIRSGQMEREEMKLLYLLLAPVSRIHGYLNHIQNLLQWTGKEHPDCSLLLGTERALRGILSRCHLILEEDVRWEDGEGAGQSSCSDAAAGSSSANCCTRVQPTREERSSAAHRDNHLSASLTNGVDGPSSMRVECWSCSPVRRKSCGKERTPLNLSARDCGHVYCSLLPPDAAGWGENSDSGQGTFSQPTGKSTNELDAPCGNRSLEDCETDPDDTSAFDYSSVTSCSPDGTLRRDMTGSNSGEEEEEEEEDEDSQVPVLLKPSYNQQQSREAPRERTVCLRWQIPRVTPHPPLRRDAGSCVDGQTPCLVSSYGKRLVSVRKGSPPLHPKSAFRPIWDDPSKQVDSAPEKENRQGFVPIQAAARQSFQNLHPSRENLRPGLAQQRCNHTAAAMSSGGLWEDSEDSEGPCSTV, from the exons ATGAAGCCCCAGGAGGCCGAGCTTGTCACTGAAATCTCCAAG CTGCAATGCATGGTCTCAGAGCTGAAGACGGGTTTCACCAGTGCTCTGCTGGAGCTCAGTCAGATCCAACATGGAGACACATACCtgagggaggagctggaggagaacaggaggagctGCCAGAAAAAAGCTCGTCACCTGGAGGCTCTGGTCGAGTCCCTGAGG GAGGAACTCAGTGTGATGCAGTGTCAGATCCTGCAGCTGTACAGTCACAGACAGAGACCTCAGCAGGACGGAAAGAGCTCCACGTCAAAACAGAGGGACag CGGTGACGCAGCCGAGGCGACCGCTGGACGGAGTCAGTGTGAGTGTTCGGCTCCACCGGCCTGTTTGTCCAgagggaagctgctgctgcactgtttcCTGCAGGGACTCAAAGCTGGACTGAGTGAAGGAACGG ATGCTCGACATCAGGTGGCGATGCAGCTGCTGCACTCTGAGTGGGAGTACGTCTCCACATTAAACCAACTTTACGACAAATACAAGACACCACCAGCTCATCAGACGACCGTGGAGCCATA tcagagatatctgacgTTTGTGGAGCAGCTGTTACAGCGCCACCTTCTGTTCAGAAACACGCTGCAGGAGCGATTATCCGCTGAACACTGGAAGTCTCTGGTTGGAGACATCCTGGTGCAGCTCATCGGACAAAACGAT ACatctttttcagacatgtaccTCGGATACACGACGACCCTGGCGTCCTTTCTCTCACTGGAGTTCAACAGACTGAACCATCTGGAGAAAGGCCTCAAAATACGG AGCGgtcagatggagagagaggagatgaagcTGCTCTACCTGCTGTTGGCGCCCGTCTCTCGGATACACGGCTACCTGAACCACATTCAG AACCTGCTGCAGTGGACGGGTAAAGAGCACCCtgactgcagcctcctcctgggCACCGAGCGAGCGCTGAGGGGCATCTTGTCTCGCTGTCACCTGATTCTGGAGGAGGACGTCCGGTGGGAAGACGGGGAAGgagcaggtcaaag cagctgctctgacGCTGCAGCTGGTTCATCGTCTGCAAACTGTTGCACCAGAGTCCAACcaaccagagaggagagaagctcTGCTGCTCACAG GGACAAccatctctctgcctccctcactaACGGTGTGGACGGACCCAGCTCCATGCGTGTGGAGTGCTGGTCCTGCAGCCCAGTGCGGAGGAAGAGCTGTGGGAAAGAGAGGACGCCTCTGAACCTGTCGGCCCGAGACTGTGGACACGTCTActgctccctcctccccccGGACGCTGCAGGATGGGGGGAGAACAGCGACTCAGGTCAGGGCACCTTCAGCCAGCCCACAGGGAAGAGCACCAACGAGCTGGACGCACCCTGTGGGAACCGCAGCCTTGAGGACTGCGAGACGGACCCTGACGACACCTCGGCCTTCGACTACTCCTCGGTCACCTCCTGCAGCCCTGATGGAACCCTGCGCCGAGACATGACAGgcagcaacagcggggaggaggaagaggaggaggaggaggatgaggacagCCAGGTGCCGGTGCTGTTAAAGCCCTCATACAACCAGCAGCAGTCCAGGGAGGCTCCCAGAGAGAGGACTGTGTGTCTGAGGTGGCAAATCCCCAGAGTgactcctcaccctcctctgaGGAGAGACGCCGGGTCGTGTGTGGACGGGCAGACGCCGTGTCTCGTCAGCTCCTACGGGAAGAGGCTGGTCAGCGTCAGGAAAGGGTCACCGCCTCTACACCCGAAAAGTGCCTTCAGACCCATCTGGGACGATCCGTCCAAACAG GTGGATTCAgctccagagaaagaaaacagacaaggATTCGTCCCCATTCAAGCTGCAGCTCGACAGAGTTTTCAGAACTTACACCCGAGCAGAGAAAACCTGAG ACCAGGCCTGGCTCAGCAGCGCTGTAACCACACGGCAGCGGCGATGAGCAGTGGGGGATTGTGGGAAGACAGCGAGGACAGCGAGGGACCCTGCAGCACCGTTTGA